From Alphaproteobacteria bacterium, the proteins below share one genomic window:
- the fumC gene encoding class II fumarate hydratase: MADRIETDSLGDVKVPARHYWGAQTQRSVENFRIGGERMPAALVEALGLQKKAAALANIALGLLKEPQAGAILKAADEVVDGTLADEFPLVVWQTGSGTQSNMNANEVIAGRANELLAGKRGGKAPVHPNDHVNLGQSSNDSFPTAMHIAAALGVERRLKPALRELRAALATKAAAFAAIVKIGRTHLQDATPVTMGQEFGAWARQVELSLARLDSAMPHVLELAQGGTAVGTGLNAHPLFAEAFAREIGALTGLPFSTAPDKFEALASHDALVELSGALNTIAVSLHKIANDVRLLGSGPRAGLGELALPENEPGSSIMPGKVNPTQAEALTMVAARVIGNHATVTFAGANGQLQLNVYKPVIADAVLQSIRLLADGSESFARNCVAGIEANRERIAELLERSLMLVTALNPHIGYDKAAKIARKAHLEGLSLRDAALASGFVTSEQFDQWVKPGAMTRPEEPA; this comes from the coding sequence ATGGCCGACAGGATCGAAACCGACTCGCTGGGCGACGTGAAGGTCCCGGCCAGGCACTACTGGGGCGCGCAGACGCAGCGCAGCGTCGAGAACTTCCGCATCGGCGGCGAGCGCATGCCGGCGGCCCTGGTCGAGGCGCTGGGCCTGCAGAAGAAGGCCGCGGCCCTGGCCAACATCGCGCTCGGTCTGCTGAAGGAACCGCAGGCCGGCGCGATCCTCAAGGCGGCCGACGAGGTGGTCGACGGCACGCTGGCCGACGAATTCCCGCTGGTGGTCTGGCAGACGGGCTCGGGCACGCAGAGCAACATGAACGCCAACGAGGTGATCGCCGGCCGGGCCAACGAGCTGCTGGCCGGCAAGCGCGGCGGCAAGGCGCCGGTGCATCCCAACGACCACGTCAATCTCGGCCAATCCTCCAACGACTCGTTCCCGACGGCGATGCACATCGCCGCGGCGCTGGGCGTCGAGCGTCGGCTGAAGCCGGCGTTACGCGAACTGCGCGCAGCGCTGGCGACCAAGGCCGCCGCGTTCGCCGCGATCGTGAAGATCGGCCGTACCCATCTGCAGGACGCCACGCCGGTGACCATGGGCCAGGAGTTCGGTGCCTGGGCGCGGCAGGTCGAGCTGTCGCTGGCGCGGCTGGACTCGGCGATGCCGCACGTGCTGGAGCTGGCGCAGGGCGGCACCGCGGTCGGCACAGGCCTCAACGCCCACCCGCTGTTCGCCGAGGCCTTCGCGCGCGAGATCGGCGCGCTGACCGGCCTGCCCTTCAGTACGGCGCCCGACAAGTTCGAGGCGCTGGCCAGCCACGACGCGCTGGTCGAGCTGTCGGGCGCGCTCAACACCATCGCCGTGTCGCTGCACAAGATCGCCAACGACGTGCGCCTGCTGGGCTCGGGTCCCCGCGCCGGCCTGGGCGAGCTGGCGCTGCCCGAGAACGAGCCCGGCTCCTCGATCATGCCGGGCAAGGTCAACCCGACCCAGGCCGAGGCGCTGACCATGGTGGCCGCCCGCGTCATCGGCAACCACGCCACCGTCACCTTCGCCGGCGCCAACGGGCAGCTGCAGCTCAACGTCTACAAGCCGGTGATCGCCGACGCGGTGCTGCAGTCGATCAGGCTGCTGGCCGACGGATCGGAAAGCTTCGCGCGCAATTGCGTCGCCGGCATCGAAGCCAACCGCGAGCGCATCGCCGAGCTGCTGGAGCGCTCGCTGATGCTGGTGACGGCGCTCAACCCGCATATCGGCTATGACAAGGCGGCCAAGATCGCGCGCAAGGCGCATCTCGAGGGCCTGTCGCTGCGCGATGCGGCGCTGGCCTCGGGCTTCGTCACGTCGGAGCAGTTCGACCAATGGGTGAAGCCCGGCGCGATGACGCGGCCCGAGGAGCCCGCGTGA
- a CDS encoding glutamate synthase subunit beta, which produces MGKPTGFLEIARQDRSYEKVEARLKNWKEFVLPLPTESVRQQGARCMDCGIPFCHNGCPVNNQIPDFNNLVYRDQWRDALEVLHSTNNFPEFTGRICPAPCEASCVLNIDDNPVTIKTIECAIVDRGWDEGWIKPEMPVQKTGKRVAVVGSGPAGMACAQQLARAGHAVSLYEKNDRVGGLLRYGIPDFKMEKHLIDRRVRQMEAEGVEFRTGVEVGMTISVKSLLEGYDAVALTGGAEWPRDLEVPGRELDGIHFAMTFLTQQNKRVAGDDEARAAPKGTISAKGKHVVVIGGGDTGSDCIGTSNRQGAASVTQLEVMPQPPEKEDKGLTWPDWPLKMRTSSSQEEGAERDFAVLTRRAVGTGGKVEALECVRVEWVKDASGRMAMQEIAGSAFELKADLVLLAMGFLGPVRKGMVEQAGVDLDPRGNVKANVVDYRTSVPRLFSAGDMRRGQSLVVWAIREGRQCARAVDEFLMGSTVLPR; this is translated from the coding sequence ATGGGCAAGCCGACCGGCTTCCTCGAGATCGCGCGCCAGGACCGGAGCTACGAGAAGGTCGAGGCGCGCCTCAAGAATTGGAAGGAATTCGTCCTGCCGCTGCCGACGGAGTCCGTCCGCCAGCAGGGCGCGCGCTGCATGGATTGCGGCATCCCGTTCTGTCACAACGGCTGTCCGGTCAATAACCAGATCCCGGACTTCAACAACCTCGTCTATCGCGACCAGTGGCGCGACGCGCTCGAGGTGCTGCACTCGACCAACAACTTCCCGGAGTTCACCGGCCGCATCTGCCCGGCGCCCTGCGAGGCCAGCTGCGTGCTGAACATCGACGACAACCCGGTGACCATCAAGACGATCGAATGCGCGATCGTCGATCGCGGATGGGACGAGGGCTGGATCAAGCCCGAGATGCCAGTTCAGAAGACCGGCAAGCGCGTCGCCGTGGTCGGCTCCGGCCCGGCCGGGATGGCCTGCGCCCAGCAGCTGGCGCGTGCCGGCCACGCGGTAAGCCTGTACGAGAAGAACGACCGCGTCGGCGGCCTGCTGCGCTACGGCATCCCCGACTTCAAGATGGAGAAGCACCTCATCGATCGCCGCGTCAGGCAGATGGAGGCCGAAGGCGTCGAGTTCCGCACCGGCGTCGAGGTCGGCATGACGATCTCGGTGAAGTCGCTGCTCGAGGGCTACGACGCCGTGGCCCTGACCGGTGGCGCCGAATGGCCGCGCGACCTCGAGGTGCCCGGCCGCGAGCTCGACGGCATCCATTTCGCCATGACCTTCCTGACCCAGCAGAACAAGCGCGTCGCCGGCGACGACGAGGCACGCGCCGCACCCAAGGGCACGATCTCGGCCAAGGGCAAGCACGTCGTGGTGATCGGCGGCGGCGATACCGGCTCGGACTGCATCGGCACCTCCAACCGCCAGGGCGCCGCCTCGGTGACCCAGCTCGAGGTCATGCCGCAGCCGCCGGAGAAGGAGGACAAGGGCCTGACCTGGCCCGACTGGCCGCTGAAGATGCGCACCTCGTCGTCGCAGGAGGAAGGCGCCGAGCGCGACTTCGCCGTGCTGACCAGGCGCGCCGTCGGCACGGGAGGCAAAGTCGAGGCGCTGGAATGCGTGCGCGTCGAGTGGGTCAAGGACGCTTCCGGCCGGATGGCGATGCAGGAGATCGCCGGCAGCGCCTTCGAGCTGAAGGCCGACCTCGTGCTGCTGGCGATGGGCTTCCTCGGCCCGGTGCGCAAGGGCATGGTCGAGCAGGCCGGCGTCGACCTCGACCCGCGCGGCAACGTCAAGGCCAACGTCGTCGACTACAGGACCTCGGTACCGAGGCTGTTCTCCGCCGGCGACATGCGCCGCGGCCAGTCGCTGGTCGTCTGGGCGATCCGCGAGGGCCGCCAATGCGCCCGCGCCGTCGACGAGTTCCTGATGGGCTCGACGGTCCTGCCGCGCTGA
- a CDS encoding DUF4169 family protein — MADIVNLRRARKDKARREREAEAAANRAAHGRTGAEKRASRLEEERARREHAAHARNDDEKP; from the coding sequence ATGGCCGATATCGTCAACCTCAGGCGTGCGCGCAAGGACAAGGCGCGCCGCGAGCGTGAGGCAGAAGCCGCCGCCAACCGGGCGGCGCATGGCCGCACCGGCGCCGAGAAGCGAGCAAGCCGGTTGGAGGAAGAGCGCGCCCGGCGCGAGCACGCCGCCCACGCCAGGAACGACGACGAAAAGCCGTGA
- a CDS encoding ribbon-helix-helix domain-containing protein — MGEARRDDAARGARVIPADARVRKRSIAIGRHRTSVSLEAAFWDELAAIATRRGQSLAALVAEIDRARIAGRDLASAPNLSGALRLFVLGDLRERLDATRA; from the coding sequence ATGGGTGAAGCCCGGCGCGATGACGCGGCCCGAGGAGCCCGCGTGATTCCGGCCGACGCTCGCGTGCGCAAGCGCTCGATCGCCATCGGCCGGCATCGCACCAGCGTGTCGCTCGAGGCGGCGTTCTGGGACGAGTTGGCGGCGATCGCGACGCGGCGCGGCCAGTCGCTGGCGGCGCTGGTGGCGGAAATCGATCGCGCGCGCATCGCCGGCCGCGACCTCGCCAGCGCCCCCAACCTCTCGGGCGCGCTGCGCCTGTTCGTCCTCGGCGATCTGCGCGAACGGCTGGACGCCACACGCGCGTGA
- a CDS encoding AsmA family protein — protein sequence MRGASVLKKVAIGLGAVIVLVVAVALAAPLFIDAESYKPRVAAAIRDLTGRDLAISGPVKLRLLPSPVLEAADIRLSNMPGGKAASMVEAKSLRMAVGLFPLLARRLEVSELKLVEPRIALEVTADGRANYDFTPSAPRQSAQAGDATPKAAGEGYRITAERIIVENGSVSLVDARARREVRLEQIELTASLKGMPAPATLNGAVVANGVRLALEVKLATPQANRQPVEAVLKVDDGDLRLVGAIDDLAGTPRYTGSAKLSAPDFASFVARLSRATGTPPPDLPPALARKVAYEGGLEASATGVVARDFKLSLGEESGSGSLSVTLSPLKLDGKLVFTKLDLDKWLADAPASTTAVPAPGVPTARPGGPPSDLALKLDLRAADLVYGGRSAKDVVVDVEMAQGSLSLHKLAAILPGGARLDATSTAQGKAHRGTISLEGERLRELLTWLKVDVASAPQGKLGAFSLKGNISGSGLDTISITDVTARLDGTSMKGALTVALRATPSFTLDMQADALDLDSWLPKRADAPRPAAKGAAPQPAAPVDLSGIDARVKAKFARLTWGGERLDGVDVDLTLRGSRLTIGESRIAGIAGGSLALKGSVADLGTTPVFDLNVGAQNVNVERLTKLARQAPPGKAPIGAVSVQGGVAGTASELSMRDLQVSALGSQLRLTGKLALQHGGPRYDFSAFSLRTDDLGRLFAAIGEEPPGVTGDISAAGALKGDPKVVSYRGNFALKGIQAQGSVRVDIAQVPRVTADLRVGDLDIDKLFGGSTAGPAAGAAAGGGGGSRHSRAPIDLSPLKALEGQFKLVATTLQKGVWRLENAQLEATLKGGVLSIARLNGGFYGGTLDLTGKVDGARAPGRLDARVIAANVNLGRFGPAIVDSNRIGGAMNANVAFNASLASVHDLVGTLNADGKIHGTVRFNVTDAERIAGQAVGGAAARGAAGVLRDITGPIVGGIARGAGSTVEALGLAIRIAMDRFVGRNAPMNGEITVRDGVLSTNNTRVDGERAWAMVMANVNLPAWTQDTTINVFVQEDPSRPAVTVRQTGSVDRPHRAIAASGAGAPQQQQPQQPAPQQQQPPPPQQRPSRVPGPVRDFLKGLGR from the coding sequence ATGCGTGGAGCTTCCGTGCTGAAGAAGGTCGCGATCGGGCTGGGCGCGGTCATCGTGCTGGTCGTCGCCGTGGCGCTGGCGGCGCCGCTGTTCATTGATGCCGAGAGCTACAAGCCAAGGGTTGCCGCCGCGATCCGCGACCTCACCGGACGCGACTTGGCCATATCCGGGCCGGTGAAGTTGCGCCTGCTGCCCTCGCCGGTGCTGGAGGCCGCAGATATCCGGCTGTCGAACATGCCCGGCGGGAAGGCGGCCTCAATGGTCGAGGCCAAGTCGCTGCGCATGGCGGTCGGTCTGTTTCCGCTGCTGGCCAGGCGGCTGGAGGTCTCCGAGCTGAAGCTGGTCGAGCCGCGCATCGCGCTGGAGGTTACCGCCGACGGCCGCGCCAACTACGATTTCACCCCGTCGGCGCCGCGGCAATCCGCACAGGCCGGTGATGCGACGCCCAAGGCAGCGGGCGAGGGCTATCGCATTACCGCCGAGCGCATCATCGTCGAGAACGGCAGCGTGAGCCTGGTCGATGCCCGGGCCAGGCGCGAGGTGCGGCTGGAGCAGATCGAGCTCACCGCTTCGCTCAAGGGCATGCCAGCCCCGGCGACGCTCAATGGCGCGGTGGTGGCCAATGGCGTGCGGCTGGCGCTCGAAGTCAAACTCGCCACACCCCAGGCCAACCGTCAGCCGGTCGAGGCGGTTCTCAAGGTCGATGACGGCGATCTGCGCCTGGTCGGCGCGATCGACGATCTGGCCGGGACCCCGCGCTACACCGGCTCGGCAAAGCTCTCGGCGCCGGATTTCGCCAGCTTTGTCGCCCGACTTTCGCGCGCAACAGGCACGCCGCCGCCCGACCTGCCGCCGGCACTGGCGCGCAAGGTCGCCTATGAGGGTGGGCTCGAGGCCTCGGCCACCGGTGTCGTCGCCCGTGATTTCAAGCTGAGCCTGGGCGAGGAATCCGGTAGTGGCTCGCTGTCGGTGACGCTCTCGCCGCTGAAGCTCGACGGCAAGCTCGTCTTCACCAAGCTCGACCTCGACAAGTGGCTGGCCGATGCGCCGGCGTCGACCACGGCCGTTCCGGCTCCCGGCGTGCCAACGGCAAGGCCCGGTGGCCCGCCGTCCGATCTTGCCCTGAAGCTCGATCTGCGCGCCGCCGACCTTGTCTACGGCGGCCGCAGCGCCAAGGACGTGGTGGTCGACGTCGAAATGGCCCAAGGCAGCCTGTCGCTGCACAAGTTGGCCGCGATCCTGCCTGGTGGTGCCAGGCTCGACGCGACCAGCACGGCGCAGGGCAAGGCGCATCGCGGCACGATCAGCCTCGAGGGCGAGCGGCTGCGCGAGCTGCTGACGTGGCTGAAGGTCGATGTCGCATCGGCGCCGCAGGGCAAGCTCGGCGCCTTCTCTCTCAAGGGCAATATCAGCGGCAGCGGACTCGATACGATCTCGATCACCGACGTCACGGCGCGGCTCGACGGCACGAGCATGAAGGGCGCCCTGACGGTGGCGCTCAGGGCGACGCCGTCCTTCACATTGGACATGCAGGCCGACGCGCTGGATCTCGACTCCTGGCTTCCCAAGCGCGCTGATGCCCCACGGCCTGCAGCCAAGGGCGCGGCGCCACAGCCGGCGGCGCCCGTCGATCTGTCCGGTATCGACGCGCGCGTGAAGGCGAAGTTCGCCCGGCTGACGTGGGGCGGCGAACGCCTCGACGGCGTCGATGTCGATCTCACGCTGCGCGGCAGCCGCCTGACGATCGGCGAGTCGCGCATAGCGGGGATCGCCGGCGGCTCGCTGGCGCTGAAGGGCAGCGTTGCCGATCTTGGTACGACACCGGTCTTCGACCTCAATGTCGGAGCGCAGAACGTCAACGTCGAGCGCCTGACGAAGCTGGCCCGGCAGGCGCCGCCGGGCAAGGCGCCGATCGGCGCGGTCTCGGTGCAGGGCGGCGTCGCCGGCACGGCGAGCGAACTCTCGATGCGCGACCTGCAGGTGAGCGCGCTGGGCAGCCAGCTGCGGCTGACCGGCAAGCTGGCGCTGCAGCACGGCGGGCCGCGCTACGACTTCAGCGCCTTCTCGCTGCGCACCGACGATCTCGGCCGGCTGTTCGCCGCGATCGGCGAGGAGCCACCCGGCGTCACCGGCGACATCAGCGCCGCCGGCGCGCTGAAGGGCGATCCCAAGGTGGTGTCCTATCGCGGCAATTTTGCCCTCAAGGGCATCCAGGCGCAGGGTTCGGTGCGTGTCGATATCGCCCAGGTGCCGCGCGTCACCGCCGACCTGCGCGTCGGCGATCTCGACATCGACAAGCTGTTCGGCGGCAGCACCGCCGGCCCGGCCGCGGGTGCCGCCGCCGGCGGCGGCGGTGGCAGCCGCCACTCCCGCGCGCCGATCGACCTGTCACCGCTCAAGGCGCTCGAAGGGCAGTTCAAGCTGGTCGCCACCACCCTGCAGAAGGGCGTCTGGCGCCTCGAGAATGCCCAGCTCGAGGCGACCCTGAAGGGCGGCGTGCTGAGCATCGCGCGGCTCAATGGCGGCTTCTACGGCGGCACGCTCGACCTCACCGGCAAGGTCGATGGCGCCCGGGCGCCCGGCCGTCTCGACGCGCGCGTGATCGCGGCCAACGTCAATCTCGGCCGTTTCGGGCCGGCGATCGTCGATTCCAACCGCATCGGCGGCGCGATGAACGCCAATGTCGCCTTCAACGCCTCGCTCGCCAGCGTGCATGACCTGGTTGGCACTCTGAATGCCGATGGCAAGATCCACGGCACCGTGCGCTTCAACGTCACGGATGCCGAAAGGATCGCGGGCCAGGCGGTCGGCGGTGCGGCGGCGCGGGGTGCGGCCGGCGTGCTGCGCGACATCACGGGTCCGATCGTCGGCGGCATTGCGCGCGGCGCCGGCAGCACGGTCGAGGCGCTGGGTCTGGCGATACGCATCGCCATGGATCGCTTCGTCGGCCGCAACGCGCCGATGAACGGCGAGATCACCGTGCGCGACGGCGTGCTGAGCACCAACAACACGCGTGTCGATGGCGAGCGCGCCTGGGCGATGGTGATGGCCAATGTCAACCTGCCTGCCTGGACGCAGGACACGACCATCAATGTCTTCGTCCAGGAGGATCCGAGCCGGCCGGCCGTCACGGTCCGGCAGACCGGCAGCGTCGATCGTCCGCATCGCGCGATCGCCGCCAGCGGTGCCGGCGCACCGCAGCAGCAACAGCCGCAGCAGCCAGCGCCGCAACAACAGCAACCACCGCCGCCGCAGCAGCGGCCGAGCCGGGTTCCCGGGCCGGTGCGGGATTTTCTGAAGGGCCTCGGCCGCTAA